The Metabacillus sediminilitoris genome window below encodes:
- a CDS encoding DUF441 domain-containing protein, protein MMISAGELSLVILILVGLIGRSPIIATAASILLVLKLTSLERFFPMLERRGLELGLLFLTISVLVPFASGKISGKDILLLLSTLSGAVALAGGALATYMNGKGLEMLRVEPHMIVGLVVGSIIGIVFLRGIPVGPLMAAAITALLMKIIHFLAKVF, encoded by the coding sequence ATGATGATTTCTGCAGGTGAATTATCGCTTGTTATTCTTATACTAGTAGGCTTAATTGGTCGTTCACCGATTATTGCCACTGCAGCCAGCATTTTACTTGTTTTAAAATTAACTTCGCTCGAGCGATTTTTCCCGATGTTGGAACGGCGTGGTCTGGAATTAGGCCTTTTATTTTTAACGATATCTGTTTTAGTACCATTTGCCAGTGGTAAAATTTCTGGGAAAGATATTTTACTCCTCCTCTCCACACTTTCTGGAGCTGTTGCCTTAGCAGGAGGAGCGCTTGCTACATATATGAACGGAAAAGGATTGGAAATGCTTCGTGTCGAACCCCACATGATTGTCGGTCTTGTGGTTGGTTCTATTATCGGAATCGTTTTTTTACGCGGGATTCCTGTTGGCCCTCTTATGGCAGCAGCAATCACTGCCTTATTAATGAAAATCATCCACTTTTTAGCAAAAGTATTCTAA
- a CDS encoding 2-phosphosulfolactate phosphatase, whose translation MRIDTIKTVEEIKEEHVYDRTVIVIDVLRASSTIVTALETCFASVIPVRSAKEALALRSSNTIIAGEWHGKQLDGFDYNNSPTALKKERHIGKDLVLTTTNGTKAIEKASKAHRLLIGCFLNAAACINDALTQSRDITLYCAGTRNEFSLEDGLAAGLMVYLAKKQVPTIETCDFSVAMEACYLQLENQLSPLLFSTTTGKRLVKNHNTEDIVYCGQTNIVKIVPIFKGNRILSLSYT comes from the coding sequence ATGCGAATTGATACAATTAAAACAGTTGAAGAAATTAAGGAAGAGCATGTTTATGACCGAACAGTTATTGTGATTGATGTCCTTAGAGCATCAAGTACAATTGTCACTGCTTTAGAAACCTGCTTCGCTTCCGTCATACCAGTTAGATCAGCAAAAGAAGCATTAGCATTACGGTCATCTAATACCATCATTGCAGGTGAGTGGCACGGTAAGCAACTTGATGGTTTTGATTATAATAATTCTCCTACTGCCCTTAAGAAAGAACGACATATTGGAAAAGACCTTGTCCTTACAACGACAAATGGGACGAAAGCTATTGAAAAAGCATCTAAAGCACATCGGCTTTTAATTGGCTGTTTTCTTAATGCAGCAGCTTGTATAAATGATGCATTGACTCAGAGCCGTGACATCACATTATATTGTGCAGGTACGCGAAATGAATTTTCTTTAGAGGATGGACTTGCAGCAGGATTAATGGTTTATTTAGCAAAGAAACAGGTACCTACAATCGAGACTTGTGATTTCTCAGTTGCAATGGAAGCCTGTTATCTTCAGCTTGAGAATCAACTATCTCCCCTTCTTTTTTCAACTACTACCGGAAAAAGATTGGTTAAAAATCATAACACAGAGGATATTGTATACTGCGGTCAAACAAACATTGTAAAGATTGTCCCAATTTTTAAAGGAAATAGAATACTTTCATTGTCCTATACATAA